In Pleurocapsa sp. PCC 7319, the following are encoded in one genomic region:
- a CDS encoding pentapeptide repeat-containing protein gives MIDVTKLLEQYTAGVRNFAGVNLNGVCLYRANLQKINLHNANLIGANLSGADLSGADLSKANLIGANLSAANLIAANFSNADLIGANLGGAKLANADLQEITLNGGNLSGANLSGANLSQASLKGANFSGAFLNAILTEANLRNANLSSVSLVGADLSGANLTGANLVGANLSQANLDEAILVEANLSSASLTGANLKRANLHQANLSRQSLQEFKLV, from the coding sequence ATGATAGATGTAACCAAGCTACTAGAACAATACACCGCAGGAGTCAGGAATTTTGCTGGCGTAAATCTTAATGGAGTCTGTCTATATCGCGCCAATCTTCAAAAAATCAACTTACACAATGCTAATCTTATTGGCGCCAATTTGAGTGGTGCAGATTTATCTGGTGCAGACTTAAGCAAAGCAAACCTAATCGGAGCTAACCTAAGTGCTGCCAATTTAATTGCTGCCAATTTCAGTAATGCAGACTTAATTGGTGCCAATTTAGGCGGTGCGAAACTAGCTAATGCCGACCTACAGGAAATCACACTCAATGGCGGTAATCTGAGCGGTGCCAATCTAAGTGGAGCCAACCTAAGTCAAGCATCTTTAAAAGGAGCTAATTTTAGCGGTGCCTTCTTGAATGCTATCCTCACGGAAGCCAATCTGCGGAATGCTAACTTAAGTAGTGTTAGTTTAGTGGGAGCAGATTTGAGTGGAGCCAACTTAACAGGAGCGAATCTAGTTGGGGCTAACCTCTCTCAAGCTAACCTCGATGAAGCGATTTTGGTTGAAGCTAATTTAAGTAGTGCTAGTTTAACAGGGGCAAATTTAAAACGAGCCAATTTACATCAGGCAAATCTCAGTCGCCAAAGCTTGCAGGAGTTTAAGCTAGTGTAA
- a CDS encoding VOC family protein has translation MNQPTFLNSINPLIPGGDDLEKTVIFYEQQLGFKRIHQEGNPIYMAIVKRDSAQIFLLKNEDKHLAEGTSLRINVNQIEQLYAEFQAKGGKMIHPQGKLETKPWGMKEFVVLDPAGVCLTFCEPADQDLIEVKN, from the coding sequence ATGAACCAACCAACTTTCTTAAACAGTATTAATCCACTTATTCCAGGTGGAGACGATCTAGAAAAAACAGTCATTTTCTACGAGCAACAACTGGGTTTTAAACGCATTCATCAAGAAGGCAATCCTATCTACATGGCAATTGTCAAACGGGACTCCGCCCAAATATTTCTACTCAAAAATGAAGATAAACATTTAGCCGAAGGAACTAGCTTGCGTATCAACGTCAATCAGATCGAGCAACTTTACGCTGAATTTCAAGCTAAAGGAGGAAAGATGATTCATCCCCAGGGCAAGTTAGAGACTAAACCTTGGGGAATGAAAGAATTTGTAGTTCTCGATCCTGCTGGAGTTTGCCTAACTTTTTGCGAACCAGCTGATCAAGATCTGATCGAAGTTAAAAATTAA
- a CDS encoding GNAT family N-acetyltransferase, with protein sequence MNVRYTTSIENIKWKEVSDIFKAVGWGERLSEQVKLSFERSSFKRFAYISDELVGVGRTVDDGYYYGWIVDLAVLPKYQGNGIGSKILGELENDLKPFLTTMLTAAPGKGSFYEKLGWHKQCSAYIWPRSEEQIRSFSENG encoded by the coding sequence ATGAATGTCAGGTATACAACTTCAATTGAAAATATAAAATGGAAGGAAGTGTCCGATATATTCAAAGCTGTCGGATGGGGAGAAAGGCTTTCGGAACAAGTTAAACTCTCATTCGAAAGAAGCTCCTTTAAACGCTTTGCTTATATCAGTGATGAATTGGTTGGTGTAGGTAGAACAGTTGACGATGGATATTACTATGGATGGATAGTTGATTTGGCCGTGTTGCCCAAATATCAAGGGAATGGGATTGGCTCTAAAATCCTTGGTGAACTTGAAAACGACCTCAAGCCTTTTCTCACTACGATGTTGACAGCCGCACCAGGGAAAGGCAGCTTTTATGAAAAACTAGGTTGGCATAAACAGTGCTCAGCCTATATATGGCCTCGCTCAGAAGAACAAATACGCTCATTCTCCGAAAATGGCTAA
- a CDS encoding GNAT family N-acetyltransferase, producing MVGTHIIRPAYFHDADTLLEIRREAILALIGVFSEVSKVERWANSAGPDRTETAIANHIVWVAESQSNLVGWVEVNAETIEALYVRPTAWKAGIGSSLLSHAEKFIQDSGFSSVLLNASPNAEVFYRHRGYMGSEPLADSSIPMEKQFEK from the coding sequence ATGGTAGGCACACATATCATTCGCCCTGCGTATTTTCATGATGCTGATACGCTACTTGAAATTCGAAGAGAGGCAATTTTGGCTCTGATAGGAGTGTTCTCAGAAGTGAGCAAAGTTGAGCGATGGGCTAATTCTGCTGGGCCTGATCGAACAGAAACTGCAATCGCTAATCACATTGTTTGGGTCGCGGAATCTCAATCAAATCTTGTAGGTTGGGTGGAGGTCAACGCTGAGACAATTGAAGCTTTATATGTTCGCCCAACAGCATGGAAAGCGGGAATTGGTTCTTCTCTTCTGTCACATGCTGAGAAATTTATCCAAGATAGTGGATTCTCTTCTGTACTTCTAAATGCTAGCCCTAATGCAGAAGTATTTTATCGTCACCGTGGTTATATGGGCTCAGAGCCTTTAGCAGATAGCTCAATACCCATGGAAAAACAATTTGAAAAATAA
- a CDS encoding pentapeptide repeat-containing protein: MNVDILLARYAAGDRDFSNAELSGANLAGAKLSGINLIRANLSHAILRNANLSGAFLVLADLREADLSGAISIVVNFSGANLQGINLSHSQLTEAILTGTWLQRANLTNANLQGAILAGANLIEANLQGADLRGANLYGTDLRKADLTGASMTHANLRGADLEGAIMPDKVITV, translated from the coding sequence ATGAATGTAGATATTTTATTAGCAAGGTATGCCGCTGGCGATCGCGATTTCAGTAATGCCGAGCTGAGCGGAGCCAACTTAGCAGGAGCAAAACTGAGTGGCATCAATTTAATTCGCGCTAATTTATCCCATGCCATACTTAGAAACGCCAATCTGAGCGGTGCGTTTCTAGTCTTGGCCGATCTTAGAGAAGCAGATTTGAGTGGCGCAATCTCGATTGTCGTCAATTTCAGTGGTGCGAATCTTCAAGGCATAAATTTATCCCATAGCCAACTCACTGAAGCCATACTAACTGGTACTTGGTTACAAAGGGCTAATTTAACCAATGCCAATCTTCAAGGAGCAATCCTCGCTGGAGCAAATCTGATTGAAGCTAACTTGCAGGGTGCCGACTTACGAGGAGCAAATCTTTATGGTACAGATTTAAGAAAGGCGGATTTGACTGGTGCCAGCATGACTCACGCCAATCTAAGAGGCGCAGATTTAGAGGGAGCAATTATGCCAGATAAGGTGATTACAGTTTAG
- a CDS encoding DUF433 domain-containing protein, whose translation MSLVLEREAPPLHEDETGAVRVGNSRVLLEIVIRAFQDGASPESIVNRYDTLSLSDVYNTIGYYLRHMNAVDAYLSRRAQLGETLQQRLSATQTDLSLIRSRLLSQLIW comes from the coding sequence ATGAGTCTTGTTTTAGAGCGTGAGGCACCTCCTCTTCACGAGGATGAAACTGGAGCAGTTCGAGTTGGCAATTCAAGAGTCTTGCTGGAAATTGTAATCAGGGCATTCCAAGATGGAGCCTCCCCTGAATCCATTGTGAATCGCTACGATACGCTATCTTTATCCGATGTTTACAACACGATTGGCTATTACCTTCGGCATATGAATGCTGTCGATGCTTATCTGAGTCGAAGAGCACAGCTGGGTGAGACCTTACAGCAACGTTTATCTGCGACTCAAACCGATTTGAGTCTCATTCGTTCACGCTTGCTATCTCAACTTATATGGTAG
- a CDS encoding DUF6817 domain-containing protein, whose protein sequence is MFSKFKYLSDLGAGDFEHLNGSLTSHLEGTYSLLKKWGCSEILCDAGLFHAAYGTAGFDETMVSLDRRSEISELLGEEVEELVYLYCACDREYTYGELIKGSGKYRNRFTSEIFPLEETQVRALAELTVANELELVITSEAFKAKYGKGLYQLFEGIQPYLSKNAKSEYQSAMPEYA, encoded by the coding sequence ATGTTTTCAAAATTCAAATATTTAAGCGATCTCGGTGCTGGAGATTTTGAACACTTAAATGGCAGTCTTACTAGCCATTTAGAGGGTACATATTCATTGCTAAAAAAGTGGGGATGCTCTGAAATTCTATGCGATGCAGGTTTATTTCATGCTGCATATGGGACTGCTGGATTTGATGAAACTATGGTGTCCCTTGATCGTAGGTCGGAAATTTCGGAATTATTAGGTGAAGAGGTAGAAGAATTAGTTTACTTATATTGTGCATGCGACCGAGAGTATACATATGGGGAGCTTATAAAAGGCTCTGGAAAATATAGAAACCGGTTTACAAGTGAAATCTTTCCGCTAGAAGAAACTCAGGTCAGAGCCTTAGCTGAATTAACCGTTGCAAACGAGCTTGAACTCGTTATTACAAGCGAAGCTTTTAAAGCCAAATATGGGAAGGGGCTTTATCAACTTTTTGAGGGCATTCAGCCATATTTGAGTAAAAATGCAAAATCTGAATATCAAAGTGCAATGCCAGAATATGCATAA